tatttaAAGCGTGCAGTATTTCAATTACATTTGGATTAAATAAGGTTTTTGTAAGTTGATCTTGAAACTTAATCACCATCTGCAGCAAAGTGTTATGAAGAAATATATTCTAAGACTAACAAATGACTGTCTACAATATAGCCTGTTGTAAACTGAAAAGTGTTTCTAATAACATAGATTTTCATGTGTGGGTTTTGTACCCAGCTTTGTTAAATTATAGTTTCACCCAGAATGTTGCTTTTCaggatatttttttaatttacagtttatattattatttaattggtAGTAAGCCATTTCTTCTTCAGCATATGAAGGACACAGTTTTTGACATTCTAGCTTGTAAGTCAATTTTGATAGTTCATGATAACTGGATTAAATATTACTATGTTAAATAAGTGACCCAGTACTTTGGTCATTAAAATTCCCAAATTGGATTACTGTTTGCTTCCTGATTGGACAGCAATTCGCCTGCTAAATCTAAACTTAATTAGAGAGATTATACTTGTCAATATACCAAACTTTCAATATGCTGCATTCCattaactcactcactataactCTTTGCCCTCTAGCATTTTTTTCAGGGCATCCTTTACTTCTGTGTTTCTCAGGCTGTAGATAAGAGGGTTACGCATGGGAATTACAAGACTATAAAACACAGagactattttgttttgtttccatgaATTCCCCGCTTTTGGTTGCTGCAGGTACATGAAAAACAGTGTTCCATAAAAGATGGTGACCACAGTGAGGTGGGAGGCACAGGTGGAAAATGCTTTGCACTTGCCCTTGGAAGACTGGATTTTTATAATGGAAAAGAGGATGCAAATGTAGGAGATGAAGATGGtcaggagggacccagtgagattTACTGCAGAGAAGATCACGAGCTGCTTTTCTTTGCTGTGGGTGTCAGAGCAGGAGAAGGCCAGAAGAGGGGGGTCAGGACAGTAGAAGTGGTGGATGACATTGGAGTCGCAGAAAGACAGCTGGAACGTCAGAGCTGTCTGTATCACAGAGTTTAGGAAGCCACAGGTATAGACCCCTATCACCAACTCCCTGCAGACCTGCTGCGTCATAATAGCTGTATAAATCAGGGGGTTGCAGATGGCCATGTAGTGGTCATAGGCCATCGTGGCCAAGAGGAAGCATTCTGTAGTGGTGAAAGCACTGGAGAAGTACAGCTGAGCAAAACAGCCTGAAAAGGAGATGGTTTTTTTCTTCACTAATAAATTTTGCAGCATCTTGGGCCCAATGGAAGATGAGTAACAAAGATCAATGAATGCCAGGTGACTGAGGAAGTAGTACATGGGGGTGTGGAGCTGTGAGTCTGCTCTGATGATCAGGATCATGCCAAGGTTTCCCACGAGGGTGATGAGATAAATGACCAGGAACACCACAAAGAGGGGGAGCTGCATCTCAGGACGGTCTGTGAATCCCATGAGGACAAATTCGGTCACTGTGGTATGATTGTCTTTTACCATGTTCTCTCGCCTGctgcaaaaataagaaatgattaGATACTTAAAAACAAATGCTTCTTACCTCTTTGTTGCAttaccatatgaaaaaaaatgtggcttTACATTTCCAATAGTTAAAGGCTGTTATTAACTATGGGACTTTATTCTGCTAAAACAGACTTGGCAAGACTGTACTCATTTCTTTTTGGAACCAGGAGAACGATTTTCCTAGGACAGAACCTATTTTTATGTTAACAGTGTTAGTGTTTTCAGTTCAACTCAACAGATACTTCCGGGCTTTGTGTGGGGCCAGATAGCATGCTTGGTGCTGGGCTGGAGATGGGTATGGCAATGACACTGTCTTTGTTCTTATGGAGTCTAGTGGAGGGTTCGTAAAACATTCCATAAGGGGAAGTAAGCCAAGTACTTTTGGAGCTGTACAGAGTGCTGTAGGAGTTCATAAGAGGGAGAGATTGAATGTggatggtggaaatggaaaagcttcattcattcattcttgttCCCTTTTAAAACACATATTGCCCCTCTTCAATGTGCCAGATGCTATGCTAAATGAAGgtgatacaaagatgaataaaacgtATGCCTGCCTTCAATGAGCACACAGACTGGTACAGACTGGTGGGAGAAATATGCATGTAAGTAACTAGTTACAATTCACTGTGGGCAATGCTCTGAAAGAGAGGAATCTCCTAACTCAACCTGCTTGCTGTGAAGGCAGTGCGTGGGGGTGGAGGATCAGCTGTCTCAGGCAACACTGAATTGTCCTAAATTTGAGTctggatatttaaaattataaatgcaataTATCCACTTGGCGAACTTATCAATAGGACAGAGggatataaatgaaaaaacagtttctctgcTCTACCTCCAATGTAATTACTTAATGGTATCCAGTGTTAACAGTTCCTTTAATATTCTAAAAACACTTAGGTATAAACAAGTATCaatacacacaaaacacacacacatacacacttttctacataaatgaaatcatacagttttgcaccttttctctttttacacTTAAGAAGTATTTCCATGataagaatacatggacacatagaggggaacaacacacattggggcttattggaggagggtgggaggagggagaggatcaggaaaaataactaatgaatactaggcttaatacctgggtgatgaaataatctgtacaacaacccccgtgacacaaatttacctatgtaacaaaactgcacatcctgtacaggtacccctgaacttaaaatgaaagttaaagaaGTATTTCCAAAGCAGTTCATAGAAATCCATGATATTTTCATAACtgtatcataatttattaataaGTTCTGTCTTAATGGATATTTAAATGTTTAcgactttatttctttttttccccctatctCAAATAAAGCTTGCGTTCCTATGTCTAAGCATGTATGTGGATTAAAGATAAATCACtaggtcaggcatagtggctcaagcctgtaatcccagtactttgagaggccgaggtgggtggatcacgaggtcaagagatcgagaccatccggaccaacatggtgaaaccccgtctctactaaaaaaaaaaaaaaaaaaaaaaaaattagctgggtgtggtgatgcgtgcctgtaaccccagctactcgggaggctcaggcccgagaatcgcttgaacccaggagacaggttgcagtgagctgagatcatgccactgcacttcagcctggtgacacagcaagactccatctcaaaaaaaaaaaaaaaaaaaaaaagaaaaagataaaccacTTGAAGTGAAGTTTGGgtcaaaatgtatatattcattttacttttttgatggtGATTGACAAATTGACCTCCAAGTAAATTTCACCAAGTCAAACTCCCTTCTAACAATATTGTGCAAGAATACTGATTTTCCCATACTTTTATCCAAAGTTTTATTAAGTTTTAAGCCTTTCCCACCGTGATAGTGGATATTGGTAACTCCtgtagttttgtgtgtttttatgagTAGGGGTTAGCATTTTTCAAACAATTATTTGCATGTATATTTTTTCCCTATAAACTGTCAGTTCATTTCCTTTGTGAATTTTTCTATTAGGTTGATTGATTTTctagaacattttatttctagGAGGCCTTCGTTTATGAAGGAAACCAGCTCTTTGTCTGATACATGTACTGCAAATTACTTTTCAGTTTGTCAGTTGTCCCTTAACATGGGTATGATAATTACTTTGTATGCTATGCAGTGAGTTTTGCGTTGATTTCAAATTTATCAATCCTTTTCCTTTTGAATTCTGATCTTTGCAATATGGTTAAATGAAACATcttcaatttaaaattatttaaagaattatCTCCTGTTTTAGTCCAGAGACTgacttcatttcaattttatattacaAACTTTGATTTTCCTGgaaatttaattttgatataaGGAATGAGGCAATCAACGCAGTTATGCCTCAAATAAAGACGGGAATAcactctgagaaatgcattgttcaGTGATTCTGTCATCGtgtaaacatcatagagtgtacttatacaaacTGAAATGAtatagcctactatacacctgGGCTATATGGCATAGCTTactgctcctaggctgcaaacctgtaccgCATGTACTGTGCTGAATAtagtaggcaattgtaacacaatgttaCTTGTGTATCTAATCATATCTAAAcaaagaaaaggtacagtaaaatacagtaaaataatatTATGAGATCACCATTGTAAGCCGTCTGTTGTGGattgaaatgtcattatgcactgcatgactgtatttttacttatttcttcaaTGGCTAGCCAGGTGTTCTAATGCAACTTATTGGTGAAATTGTTTTCCTGCTGGTTTTGTTGATTTAAAACTCCAGACTTATCCTCTACTAATATTAAAACATCCTGAAGTACTTGGGTcaatttatgatttctttttttgtagtctTTTCTAGAACCAAGACaacacatttaaattaaatagttATATAATTCATTTTACTATCTAGTAGCAATTTTTCTGGCCATTCTCAGGTGTACATTTTCCAGATGCAGTCTAACATTATTTTATCAAGTTCCAAAAAAATCCTGTTTGTACTTGGAATGCTATTGCATTAAATTGATTTGTCAGTTTAAGgaaaaattgacatttttacaactgaatcttcttttcttaactgtggtatttattttattgattaaatGATTTCCTAAATAGAGTTTTAGGGTTTTATTTAAACTTTACAGATATACAAcctatgtatttctttaaattctAGTCAcaggtattttatctttttgttactattgcaaattaaatcttaaaaaagtttttttgtggtCTATTTAAGTATTATTTGCATACAGCAAAACTActcatttttttataaattaattttataactcTCTTGCTTACAATACTTtcctatcatttaaaaatagttttctggTTGATTCTCTTGGGTTTCTTAACTACACAATCATACAATATGAAAGGATGTGAATTTCATTTCCCATTTCTgtaacatatttttgtttctttttcttctctacttgTATTGGTTAGTACTTCCAGAGCAATGTTAATATTTAGTAACAGTGGTGGCAATTTTTACCTTTTAACCTCTTGAAGGACGCTTCAGAAGTATAAGGACATTCTCAGGCATTCTAGACAGAGGGAATAGCCTGTGCAAAGTTACTGAGGTTTGAGGAAGTGCAGGcgttaaaaactacaaatatttgcTATGGTTAGAAATCAGGCTTCCTAGGAGTAAAGCTGCCTTTGGCATTGGCAGGGCCCAGGGCAAGAATAATAAATGAAGACCCACATACAATATgcctaaatatttaaaagttaaaaatcaagataacaaattactaaaatacattttatcctCCCTCCTTAACAAGTATACTTATATAATATCTGGAAGGCAGAGTTCTTGGGATCCTTGGAATCACAGGCTGGAAGGCAGTTTTGTGAGGAGGACCCATTGCTAGCTCACATGACTGCAGTTGCACAGACACGCGAGCAAGCATGTATAAGCTCTGTTTACACTCCTGCAAGTGGCCATCCCTTGGCCACCCATAACGCCTAGTTGTGAGAACATGAGCAGCATGGTTTACCCTTACAAGGACGATTTGGTAAAGAGACACTTACGGACTCTGGGAATAAGTTGAAAGCCTTTTGAGCAAGGAACCTTAAGGTCTCATTACTAGGAAGATGGTCTAGAAGGGGTGGATACCAGGGACTGGAAGGACACATCCATTTGGCATCATAGATGCCTTGCCCCATGGAATGTAGTGCAGTAGTAAGAAGCCCAGAATGGCTCTGAAGAATGGGGCCAAGGCAGAGTCCCTATTGTTTGGATCAAAAGGTGCTACTGCTTGTGAGTTAGTGATAAGAAACATGGCTGGAAATGTGTATCTGGGCTAGATAACAGAAGGTCTGGTATCCCTCTATAAGGAGTTCAGTCTGTATACTGCAGAGAGTCGGCAGCCTTCAAATTGAACTGAGCTGGCCATTGGAAGATGGAAAGAACCTCAAAATGTGAAGGGTGGATTAAAGGAGCGTCTTGGGTACAGAGAACAATTGAGCCAGGGGTTCAGCTAGAGCAGCCCAGAGCATGCACTGGCGACTGTGGGCTTCCTTTTGGGTGAGAGAATATGCCTATGGAAGAGACTCATGGTGAATAAACTACATGTGAAAAGTTTTGGATGTCAGGGGGATGCAATAACTGGTTCAGTAGTGAGCATGGACCCATTGAACACTTGAGCAGTAGAATTGACTTGACCAGCATTCAGCTTTCATGGAGGTGGCCTGGCAGTATGCGTGGATGGTGTGAAAGAAGAGAGCCATCAGCAGGGACACCGGCTGAGACATTTTCCATGTCAGACAGGATCAGGGTTTGAACTAGGGAATCATGGCACAAATGAAGAAAGGAGATAGGCACAAGAAGTatctcaaagacagagtttgtGTCACTTGGCAATTGACTGAGAATCTAATCTTTCAATATGCCAAGATTCAttctgttttacatatattattttatttagtacataattattattttcattattttcttaaggAGGAAACTAAGACATGGAAATGCTCAGTAGTTTGTCAAATTCCCAAAATAGatgagccaggatttgaaaccAGGTAGGCTGATTCCAGAGCTCTCTGCCTAAACTATCTCTCTATTTATGATTTCTCAGTGttcattttttcataattttgttttgccTATTTCTTTCTTGCAAGATTAGACTCCTGTGAGGAAATTTTAGGCATATTGGAATGAGTTCAGTAACACTTCCTCTTAATTTGTTCTGGCACATTTACAATTTATTGTGTTTAACCAGTATATTCAACATTTGACAACTCAGTGCTGTTTCTTCCTTACCTTTACTCTTCATGGGGAAACAATTCAAACAACTTGGTGGAAGAACCTAAGAAATATTCTTAACTCTTAGAAAGTGAAAGAACATAAactcctttgagaatctgatgaaagctaAGTACCTGTCCCTAGGAAGATTTCACTTACATAAAATTTGGCTTGTGATTTCAGAGGCTTCCTATGTTTGTCAGGTCCCTGCTGCGGTTTCCTCATAGAATAATGcactagtttaaaaataaatcccaGATTTCCAAGAGCCAACCAATATTTCCCCATTTCATCTCTGGTGGAAACAAAGCACACCTGTCCCAAAGCCCTGCCCTCTTCACAGTCCTGGAGCTGAAACCCTTCTCTAGGCTGCCTTGTGGCTTTAGCCACGACAGCCTTAGAAGTAAATGCAACTTACCAAGTGCCTGTCAGTTAGTCGGGATTCCCAGTGTTCTAGAAGCATCCATTTAGTGCATTTCCAGTCAGACAAACAGGCTTCTTCGTATCTGCCTGGAGGCCTTGGTTTCTGTTCTCCGCAGAAACTGTACTTATAAAATGTAATGAGTCTGTTATCTCTTGTGGTTCCAGAACTTCATGGGTACCAAGGGAACAGTTTATACAGAGTTTCTCTGAGATACTTTACATTTGATTTAAATCACCCTTGGGAATTAAAATCCCTAAATCATCCCCGTAACTAATGATGACTCAGGTCATGATGCTTTGGTGCCTGTTCTCAGGATGACTCCCACGTTCAGAACCTTGGGTGTGATGCTAGGAGACAGCCATCCTCCCTTTCCCATGACATCTACAGTGGGTGGCCTTAAAGTTGTGGCTGTAAATGTTTTATGGGGGGCTAGCTAAGATTACGCAAAGATTGTATGACTAGGATGCACATATAGGACATTTTTGCTTGCACAGAAAAGATGATCTTGGTTAGCATATTTATCCCAAAAGATAATGTAAGAGAAAAGTAGTGTTCATTTCTCCTACTGTTGTGTATTTCCCATCAAATCAAATTAAGGAGTCAGAGACTGAATGTTCTGATGGTCCTGTAGacctcctcccctttctcccttctccatTTCTCTCTGGATTGAAACTGGGGCAATCCATGCCTCCTGGTGTGGTTAGGGTCAGTTTCTCAATGCAGCTGCCCTTTTTCTCATGgccactggggaaaaaaagattagaaCCTGGTTGTCTAGGTCATTAGTTGTAGTGATTCAGCACAGCCCTTAAAGTGCAAGGACACTGTCTGCAACCTTGGCATTTAAGTCAAGGCAGAGTTGAAGTCAAGAGCATTCTCAAATTAGAAAGTGCATTTTCTCTCCCTCAGCATTCCTGGAGTTCATTAATTCACACCAAAGAGgaggaaactggaaaaaaaatacaattgggTCAGACCTGGAGGTTTGGTTTTAGTGGTCTTTCTTAGTCAACTTTGCCAATTTCAGTAACTTGTAGAAGGTAAATCTGTGACTTTTCATTCTGGTGAGGGGGGAGAATATCTAGGTTATATCTAGTGGAGAGTGCAATGTAAGTTTGATTTGCTAATTGAAGAACTCCATGATTTTGCAAATGCTGTAGCTGCTCACCACCAGGTTACCTTAACAATAAGCCATAGAACATTTGTTTCCAGTCCCTAGGACTCTGTGCCTATCTTGAGTAGTGACCAAAGGGGCCAGAGTTAGGGACAGAATCAGAGAGCCAGCTGAACTACTGCCATTTATGTCACATTTCATCACTATCATTTCACTGTCTAGTCCCAGTACAAATGGTAATGTACTTTTTAGCAAGAATTGGTTTTTCTATGGAATTCTTATTGCATGATGAGCCAATTCTAGGAATTGAATATCTGGGGTGAAATCCAGCCAGGCCTTCTAAAGACTGGGTTTGCAGAAAGCACAGGACGTTGCGGATTTTGTCTGGGTGAATGCCTGGAAGCGAGGAGATGAAGGGATCAACTGACACCGTGTGTCTCACAGAGCTAAGGAAGACTGACTTCGGCACTTTTGAACCAGCATTTACACTATGCCACCCTATTGCTCACAAATCTGAGAAAGAGAAATTCTAAGTCCAGGGGTGTTAGTCATCAGCGAGATTCTAAAGAGGGGGAAGGTGTTTTTAAGGATCTGCTTGgtcatgataattttttttttttttttttttttttttttttttttttttgagacagagtctcactctgtcccaggctggagtgcagtggcatgatctcagctcactgcaagctccgcctcccgggttcacgccattcttctgccttagcctccccagtagctgggactacaggcacccaccaccatacctagctaattttttgtatttttggtagagacagggtttcaccgtggtctcgatctcctgacctcttaatctgcccgcctcggcctcccaaagtgctgggattacaggcgtgagccaccacgcctggccttggtCATGAGATTTCATTCTAGTTTTGGGGAAGGACTCCTGTTAAAGGAAGGTGCACATATGATTCATGCATTCAACTGGGGATACACTTTGAGAAAGAGCATTCTCTAGATTGTAAGAATCTTGGTAATATTCATTCTTGAAGGTAATGACCAGTAGGTGCTAGGGACAGAACTCGAAACCACTGATACTTTGTTTTACCACTACTAGGAACTCATGTGGGGTTGATGATTCTTTCATAGCACCACGGGTGGGTGGGCGCTCTGAATTATCCTGTGTGCCCTGGAGTAGCTGAAGTGCTGCTGCATTTGGTTTGAGGCTTAGATTTCCCTTGATGAAATGTTTCCCTATTAATACAATATGGAGTCGGTTAAACTCTGAGGAATGTCCACCTATAATTCTGTCTTACTCTTAACGAAATTTAAACAGGGTTAGACGAAGTGCTGGTACTATCCTGGAGTGGGAAATTTCAACCTTCAGAGTAAAGGAAGGCTTTTTCACTCCTGCATTTACTTTCTTTGTATCTAATTTAACAGGCTGGAAGAAGTGCTGGCACTATCCTGGAGTGGGAAATTTCAACCTTCAAGGTAAAGGAAGGCTCTTTCAGTCCCGCATttactttctttgtatttgtgAGCCATGTGTATGTTGTGACATCCCATAAAACAGCTTAGTTGTCTGGCCCAGGAAAGTCTCTGCTCTTTATGACCTGAGAAAAGAAACTCTGGGCTGTGATTACATTATGACTAACACAGCTTAAATGCCCAATTGTTTGCATCCATCAGATTTATTTGAATGACACAACATATTGACCTACAGGACTTATTCAATAACATGTGctataacagaaaaatatttttccagaaaatgATTCACATAGtacttataaaatttttaatagtaCAATTGACTTGTGTTGTTTTCCTTCAGAGAGGAAAGTCCATGGGTGAGACTAACTCAGAATTTTTACTGCATGAGCTCAAAATAAACAGGTGTTGTGTGATGTAAGAAATGAATGTCTTCTGTATTCCCCACCCACATGCTCCATAGAGtatgtaagagaaaaaagaaatggcatgaagaaaatttttatttgagaaaaaaaacaaacaaccactcAGCAAAGTCTTAAAATATGgactgtttcttttgttttatacagaacattttggttttttgcatttgatatttttaaaattcatgttatcTCAATTTCCAAGACCAGATGACACTAAACAGATTGGGCTTCAGTTTCAGCTTAATTAACAGCAGAGGCTTTAATATGCTTCCCTTTGATGCACATTCAATAGTCTATTTGGACCATCTCTGGGAAATTCCTTCCCTCAGAATGCCTTGAAGTGTATGAAGGGGGTTCAGCATGATTATGGCTGTGGTTACCTGGTACAATTTAGGacaagacttgagccagtttgTTTTGTAATCTCAGAGAATAAGGTTGGATAGACTCAGGATTGAGAGGTGGAAGACATGGTTGCAAAAAACTTCAGAGGGGAGAATCCTTGGGGCTAAAGCCAGGATGGATACCTGAAGGATGAAGATAGTCCTCAGAGCACTGGTGATCTTTAAGGCAACACCAGTAAAAAAAATCTGGCAGTCTTTTGAGCAAAACCCTAACAGGTAAGAGTTAGAGTCTGAGGAACTGTGTAAGACTAGAGACAGACGATGGTCCAGTCAGCACGCAGAAGCAGAAAGACTGCCATTGTGTGTGTCCTTGAACTCAAGTGAGGCTGGGCCAGCAGGTCACTTTGAACTTCTACAGTCACTATGACTGTGTGTAGCTCACGGAGTGTCTGATGGACCTGGATTGCTCATAGGATACTCTGGCCAGGAAACGGTGATCCTTGGCAAGTGGGacatgtaagaaataaatctggATAAAGGTGCCCATCATGACATTGGttgctctctgtaaaatgagactgTGCAGTATATTGTGGGAATGGCAGCAGCCCATACAGACTGAAATGTGCATGGAACAAGAGAAATTCCAACCAAATTGGAGTGTCAGGATTGGCTCCTGCTTCCATATGAGGATGAGGACATTTAATATTAAGAAAGATTTGGAAAGAGACCTTTGATGCTCTTGATTTTTGGGGAACACATGGAGGCACTTTGGTCTGGTATACTGAATCTCTGCAGTCATTTTGTTCCTCGAAATTTTTTCTTCTggggaaaagataaaatattcacAGGCACTGAGGAAGACAATGAATAAACAGTAGGATTGAGATTAGATGTAAATAGCTTTCCCCCAGCACATTTTGGTGTTAGTTCTGCAAACATAACTCCAAAGTTGTATTACTTCATTCATGCCTACAAAGAACAttaaacatagttttaaaaaaattgacattgCTCCTGTCTCACCCCAAGCCATTATCCCTTCCTTGATTTACACCACTGTAGGCCTGCATTCTGACAATACTCCATCTTACATCTGAGCCTGATTTTAgccattcatttctctttttatatgtatattttgcttaattttattttttatatatcagtttattttttttcaaccttTAGATTTAGGGgggacatgtgcaggtttattacctgGGAATGAAAATATCTAGGTAAAAGGGTAATCTAGGAAAATGTTCAGTGGAAGGACTTCTGATGATACATCATggcttgatatttttatttaagaatatagTAATATGCCACTGGCATGGGGCACTATGGACTTCATATGATTTACAGCATGAAGATAAGACAAATGTATGATAAAATTTTAAGATGCTGTTATTTGACTGG
Above is a genomic segment from Chlorocebus sabaeus isolate Y175 chromosome 1, mChlSab1.0.hap1, whole genome shotgun sequence containing:
- the LOC103240984 gene encoding olfactory receptor 8U9-like, with translation MVKDNHTTVTEFVLMGFTDRPEMQLPLFVVFLVIYLITLVGNLGMILIIRADSQLHTPMYYFLSHLAFIDLCYSSSIGPKMLQNLLVKKKTISFSGCFAQLYFSSAFTTTECFLLATMAYDHYMAICNPLIYTAIMTQQVCRELVIGVYTCGFLNSVIQTALTFQLSFCDSNVIHHFYCPDPPLLAFSCSDTHSKEKQLVIFSAVNLTGSLLTIFISYICILFSIIKIQSSKGKCKAFSTCASHLTVVTIFYGTLFFMYLQQPKAGNSWKQNKIVSVFYSLVIPMRNPLIYSLRNTEVKDALKKMLEGKEL